Proteins co-encoded in one Sulfurospirillum arsenophilum NBRC 109478 genomic window:
- a CDS encoding efflux transporter outer membrane subunit, which yields MKNSLYYSAVIALILSGCSLSPELNIPTTQFPEAYRADVKSESPYVDAAWWSSYHDAKLSALIEEALANNYDLQTSMANISLARATLSSSTSNRYPSLDVQGSGQRIRSSADTYNSKAHNTYNDFSLSAVLSYELDLWGKYKEAEASSRSSLIATYAAKDTVKISLASSVVDSYFTLISLYEQLDITNETIKAREEGLKRNESKYTLGAISKGTLLSERAELNSAQITKDALEQSIALQQSALAVLVGKSPEAIAAFSQDGLPRVLPSDIVVPSNLPSELLTKRPDIKQAEENLKAANANIGVARAAYFPSISLSGALGFESTQLSNLMKSQSAMNSFGGSLASPLFNMGKTSSNVESAKANKELAEIAYAKTVQQAFQEAYDALNTRHTLTQKLEHQLSYEKNIEQVYLLAKKQYENGYGDYLTLLDAKRNLLSAKLATSQTKQALLSSGVSLYKSLGGGWDKEVFERHADTL from the coding sequence ATGAAGAATAGTCTCTATTACAGTGCTGTTATAGCCTTAATTCTAAGTGGATGTTCACTCTCTCCAGAGCTGAACATCCCAACAACACAGTTTCCTGAAGCGTACCGCGCTGATGTAAAAAGTGAATCACCGTATGTGGACGCAGCATGGTGGAGTAGTTACCATGATGCAAAGCTTTCAGCTCTTATTGAAGAGGCACTGGCAAATAACTATGACCTTCAAACGTCTATGGCAAATATCTCTTTAGCTAGAGCAACGCTTTCCAGCAGTACCTCCAATCGTTACCCAAGCCTTGATGTCCAAGGTTCAGGTCAAAGAATCAGAAGTAGTGCCGATACGTATAACTCTAAAGCGCATAACACGTACAATGACTTCTCACTCAGTGCAGTGCTAAGTTATGAGCTAGACCTATGGGGCAAATATAAAGAAGCAGAAGCCTCTTCAAGATCTTCACTTATAGCAACCTATGCTGCTAAAGATACGGTGAAGATCTCTTTAGCTTCCAGTGTGGTGGACAGTTACTTTACCCTTATTAGTTTGTATGAACAACTGGACATTACCAATGAGACCATCAAAGCAAGAGAAGAAGGACTTAAACGTAATGAGTCTAAGTACACCCTTGGAGCTATCTCTAAAGGAACGCTTTTATCAGAACGTGCAGAACTTAACAGTGCTCAAATCACAAAAGATGCCTTAGAACAATCTATTGCTTTACAACAAAGTGCACTTGCCGTTTTAGTAGGTAAATCACCTGAAGCCATAGCTGCTTTTAGTCAAGATGGCTTACCAAGAGTATTGCCAAGTGATATCGTGGTACCGTCTAACTTACCATCAGAACTGTTAACCAAACGTCCTGATATCAAACAAGCCGAAGAGAATCTCAAAGCGGCGAATGCAAACATCGGTGTGGCACGTGCTGCTTATTTTCCAAGCATTAGTCTCTCAGGCGCACTTGGGTTTGAAAGCACGCAGCTTTCTAACTTGATGAAATCACAATCAGCCATGAACAGCTTTGGTGGAAGCCTTGCCTCACCACTGTTTAATATGGGTAAAACCAGCTCCAACGTTGAGAGTGCCAAAGCCAATAAAGAGCTAGCAGAGATCGCGTATGCTAAGACAGTGCAACAAGCGTTTCAAGAAGCGTATGATGCGCTCAATACTCGTCATACACTCACTCAAAAACTTGAGCATCAACTCTCTTATGAGAAGAACATTGAGCAAGTGTACTTACTGGCTAAGAAACAGTATGAGAATGGTTATGGAGATTACTTAACGCTCTTAGATGCCAAGCGTAATCTGCTCTCGGCCAAACTCGCCACATCACAAACCAAACAAGCCTTGCTGAGTTCGGGTGTATCTCTTTACAAATCACTTGGTGGTGGTTGGGATAAAGAGGTCTTTGAAAGACACGCTGATACCTTATAA
- a CDS encoding TIGR03915 family putative DNA repair protein: MILLYDGSFEGFLSLVYEVYYEKLQVNSIVKKMPETLLFERFHEIFTDEAKAGKVLDAITKHFTKEQQHTIFHIVLCDTRDYEMALLEYLRIGFKNKKELRNINNTNLFYIQNLEKELLCLVHKMYGFTRFEELEDGTLYAKIETKFNIVPFLGEHFCKRLGNIPFIIHDVKRALAFVKNNELREIRSIASFDAPIYSSEEEKFKALWKSFFKAAAVESRYNPKLQKSWVPLLYRTYMSEFMDDI; the protein is encoded by the coding sequence ATGATCTTGCTCTACGATGGCAGTTTTGAAGGGTTTTTGTCCTTGGTGTATGAGGTTTATTATGAAAAGTTACAGGTAAATTCTATTGTCAAAAAAATGCCCGAAACGCTTCTATTTGAGCGTTTTCATGAGATTTTTACCGATGAAGCCAAAGCGGGAAAAGTCTTAGACGCCATTACCAAGCACTTTACCAAAGAGCAACAACATACTATCTTTCACATTGTTTTATGCGACACGCGAGACTATGAGATGGCGCTTTTGGAATATCTTCGCATCGGGTTTAAAAACAAAAAAGAGCTTCGTAACATTAACAACACCAACCTTTTTTACATCCAAAATCTCGAAAAAGAGCTTTTGTGTTTGGTGCATAAAATGTACGGTTTTACCCGCTTTGAGGAATTAGAAGATGGAACGCTCTATGCCAAGATTGAAACGAAGTTTAACATTGTCCCTTTTTTGGGTGAGCATTTTTGCAAACGTTTAGGAAACATACCTTTCATCATCCACGATGTTAAACGTGCTCTTGCTTTTGTCAAAAATAATGAACTGCGAGAAATTCGCTCTATTGCCTCTTTTGATGCACCCATCTATTCAAGCGAAGAGGAAAAATTTAAAGCATTATGGAAGAGCTTTTTTAAAGCGGCGGCAGTGGAAAGCAGGTACAATCCCAAGCTTCAAAAAAGCTGGGTTCCATTGCTTTATAGAACGTATATGAGTGAGTTTATGGACGATATTTAA
- a CDS encoding putative DNA modification/repair radical SAM protein, with amino-acid sequence MKLTTEDKLSLLAGSAKYDVSCSSSGSENNYKTGELGCAHTSGICHSFTSDGRCVSLLKVLLTNVCIYDCAYCINRVSNDTPRTAFTPRELADLTINFYKRNYIEGLFLSSGIIKNEDHTMSLLLQTLRILRHEYRFNGYIHVKLIPGASKELIEEATLLAHRVSSNIELPSSKSLALLAPDKTKEKLLSPLKHARDITLQRSAKPISMSTQMIIGATSESDFEILKLSSSLYEKALLKRVYYSAYIAVNNHKHLPVPELSKPPLLREHRLYQADWLLRFYGFSYDEILSENQNLDIQFDPKTFWALSNLHLFPIDVNHAPQEILVRIPGIGIRGALKILQARRFKKLCFEDLVNLKISLKKARYFIIAGKDFHRSSSLYTEKIKLALIHQGSNIIQPTLFDTSIYTGEL; translated from the coding sequence ATGAAATTAACCACCGAAGATAAACTCTCCCTCTTAGCAGGCAGTGCCAAGTACGATGTCTCATGCTCCTCCAGTGGCAGTGAGAACAACTACAAAACAGGCGAACTTGGCTGTGCGCATACCAGTGGTATTTGCCACAGTTTCACCAGCGATGGACGGTGTGTTTCACTTTTAAAAGTTTTGCTTACCAATGTTTGCATTTACGACTGTGCCTATTGCATCAACCGTGTGAGCAATGACACTCCAAGAACGGCATTTACCCCAAGAGAACTGGCAGACCTTACCATCAACTTTTACAAACGCAACTACATAGAAGGACTTTTTTTAAGCTCTGGCATCATCAAAAATGAAGACCACACGATGAGTTTACTGCTTCAAACCTTGCGTATATTGCGCCATGAGTACCGTTTTAACGGCTATATTCATGTCAAACTCATCCCTGGGGCATCCAAAGAACTCATCGAAGAAGCCACCCTTTTAGCACACCGTGTCAGCTCCAACATCGAACTTCCTAGCTCCAAAAGCCTTGCCCTACTCGCACCTGACAAAACCAAAGAGAAGCTTCTCTCACCCCTCAAACACGCGCGTGACATCACACTGCAACGAAGCGCAAAGCCCATATCTATGAGTACACAGATGATTATAGGAGCAACCAGCGAGAGTGATTTTGAGATATTAAAACTCTCTTCCTCGTTGTATGAAAAAGCACTGTTAAAGCGTGTCTATTACTCTGCGTATATCGCGGTCAATAATCACAAGCATCTACCCGTACCTGAGCTTTCCAAGCCACCACTTCTACGTGAACATAGGCTTTATCAAGCCGATTGGTTGTTGCGATTTTACGGTTTTTCGTACGATGAGATTTTGAGTGAGAACCAAAACCTCGACATTCAGTTTGACCCAAAAACCTTTTGGGCACTCTCAAATCTTCACCTTTTTCCCATCGATGTCAACCATGCACCCCAAGAGATTTTAGTACGCATTCCGGGTATTGGCATCCGTGGAGCGCTGAAAATTTTGCAAGCACGACGCTTTAAGAAACTTTGCTTTGAAGACCTCGTAAACCTTAAAATCTCACTCAAGAAAGCGCGTTATTTCATCATAGCAGGCAAAGATTTTCACAGAAGTTCCTCTCTTTATACGGAGAAGATCAAACTAGCCCTCATTCATCAAGGCTCGAACATCATTCAGCCTACATTGTTTGACACTTCCATCTACACGGGAGAGCTGTGA
- a CDS encoding NAD(P)H-dependent oxidoreductase, with protein MQNDFTKAMDFRHACKLFDETKKITDEQMHFILEAGHKSPSSFGMEPWKFLVITNEELKAKLRPVCWDQPQVTTSSHLVIILAAIDAVKVESGVPALRFGRREMPQEKKDFYLNLYANHLQETLSSDKNIYAWTAKQSYIAAGNMMTAAAFIGIDSCPIEGFEKEKVEAILGLDTSKYQLAMVLPFGYRINPQSPQLRVPFNEAVEFIK; from the coding sequence ATGCAAAACGACTTTACAAAAGCGATGGACTTTCGCCATGCGTGCAAACTCTTTGACGAAACTAAAAAGATCACAGATGAGCAGATGCACTTTATCCTAGAAGCAGGTCACAAATCGCCCTCTTCGTTTGGTATGGAGCCGTGGAAGTTTTTGGTCATTACCAACGAAGAGCTTAAAGCAAAACTTCGCCCAGTATGCTGGGATCAACCCCAAGTTACCACCAGTTCACATCTTGTGATTATCCTAGCGGCGATTGACGCAGTCAAAGTTGAGAGTGGCGTACCAGCGCTTCGTTTTGGAAGACGTGAAATGCCACAAGAGAAAAAAGATTTTTACCTCAATTTATACGCCAATCACCTCCAAGAGACGCTTAGTTCAGATAAAAACATCTATGCATGGACAGCAAAACAAAGCTACATCGCTGCTGGTAACATGATGACTGCCGCCGCATTTATCGGCATTGATTCATGCCCGATTGAAGGCTTTGAAAAAGAGAAAGTTGAAGCCATTTTGGGACTTGATACGAGCAAATACCAACTCGCAATGGTGCTTCCTTTTGGTTACCGCATCAACCCACAATCTCCGCAACTTCGCGTACCATTTAACGAAGCAGTAGAGTTTATTAAGTAA
- a CDS encoding NAD(P)H-dependent oxidoreductase — MDSKKLFLAAMNYRHACKLFDGKKIPAEDLEFILEAGRLSPSSFGIEQWKFVVVQNQTLKTEIEKVSWNQPQISTCSDLLVILARKDVRSSDVYTKKQLSRWGLAEDAFKGLMGIYKGWVDGRDDHTIEMWSEKQCYIAAGNMMTAAAFIGIDSCPIEGFEYAKVDALLGVDTSVYQSALVIPFGYRANEQRGKHRLSLSEVVEFKK; from the coding sequence ATGGATAGCAAAAAACTATTTTTAGCGGCGATGAATTATCGTCATGCATGTAAACTGTTTGATGGCAAAAAAATACCAGCGGAAGACTTAGAATTTATTTTAGAAGCAGGGCGTTTGAGTCCTAGTTCATTTGGTATTGAGCAGTGGAAGTTTGTCGTCGTACAAAACCAAACACTCAAAACTGAAATCGAAAAAGTTTCATGGAATCAACCACAGATCTCTACATGTAGCGACCTTCTCGTTATCCTAGCACGCAAAGATGTTAGAAGTAGTGATGTTTACACCAAAAAGCAATTAAGTCGTTGGGGATTGGCGGAAGATGCGTTTAAAGGTTTGATGGGCATTTATAAAGGTTGGGTTGACGGTAGAGATGACCATACCATCGAGATGTGGAGTGAGAAACAGTGTTATATTGCGGCAGGAAACATGATGACTGCTGCTGCGTTTATCGGCATTGATTCGTGTCCTATTGAAGGCTTCGAGTATGCAAAAGTCGATGCACTTTTGGGTGTTGATACCTCTGTGTATCAAAGCGCACTTGTCATTCCATTTGGCTACCGCGCAAATGAGCAAAGAGGTAAACACCGTTTGTCTCTGAGTGAAGTCGTGGAGTTTAAGAAGTAA
- a CDS encoding cryptochrome/photolyase family protein has protein sequence MKKVLWFRRDLRVFDSMLLAIEGEVLPIFIFDTNILNALEKSDKRVSFIFEQVLKLKDDLKAMGLDLALFYGTPLEVFTYLKTLGISEVYASVDYDAHAKERDAKIAEQLSFHALNDCYLFEPNEVLKKDGSPYLVFTPYYRAVQALYTKFYALEYTRGKQSLSNFEYNELWCIQIGDKKPLHVKIESMGFESLHVNILEPQKALEIFTCKVDSYAQKRDFLDTDATSHLSVHLRFGTLSIREVVRFLAKLKAQGHDTEPFFRQLMFREFYAYLLYHFPKLAWENYKYSPPISNDAEVYERFISAQTGYPLIDAAVTELLTTGLMHNRARMVIGSFFTKHLMLPWQRGEAFFAKYLLDYDASANILSWQWCAGTGIDPQPYFRIFNPYAQSLKFDKEARYIKRHLPLLKDVPASSLHKEDYLMTHDIESYPKPIIGHESARRRFLSSFTS, from the coding sequence ATGAAAAAAGTCCTCTGGTTTAGACGCGATTTGCGTGTTTTTGACTCGATGCTTTTAGCGATTGAGGGTGAGGTTTTACCCATTTTTATTTTCGATACGAACATTTTAAATGCTCTTGAAAAGAGTGATAAAAGAGTCTCTTTTATTTTTGAGCAGGTGCTTAAACTCAAAGATGATCTTAAAGCGATGGGGCTTGATCTTGCGCTCTTTTATGGCACGCCTTTAGAAGTGTTTACTTACCTCAAAACATTAGGGATTAGTGAGGTTTATGCCAGTGTGGATTATGATGCTCATGCCAAAGAGCGTGATGCTAAAATCGCAGAGCAATTAAGCTTTCATGCACTCAATGATTGTTACCTTTTTGAGCCAAACGAAGTCCTCAAAAAAGACGGCTCTCCTTACCTTGTTTTCACCCCATATTATAGGGCTGTTCAAGCACTTTACACAAAATTTTACGCATTAGAATACACAAGAGGCAAACAAAGCCTTTCAAACTTCGAGTACAACGAGCTTTGGTGTATTCAAATTGGAGACAAAAAACCTTTACATGTAAAGATAGAAAGTATGGGGTTTGAGTCTTTACATGTAAACATTTTAGAGCCTCAAAAAGCGTTAGAAATCTTTACATGTAAAGTAGATTCATATGCCCAAAAACGTGATTTTTTAGATACAGATGCCACGTCTCATTTGAGCGTTCATCTTCGTTTTGGCACACTTTCTATTCGTGAAGTCGTGCGCTTTTTAGCGAAACTCAAAGCACAAGGGCATGACACAGAACCCTTTTTTAGACAGCTTATGTTTCGCGAATTTTATGCTTATTTGCTCTACCATTTTCCAAAACTTGCATGGGAGAATTATAAATACTCTCCGCCTATTTCAAATGATGCTGAAGTCTATGAGCGATTTATCTCGGCTCAAACGGGTTATCCACTTATTGATGCCGCAGTTACTGAACTGCTCACAACAGGGTTGATGCACAACCGTGCTCGCATGGTAATCGGTTCTTTTTTTACGAAGCATTTGATGTTACCGTGGCAAAGGGGTGAGGCATTTTTTGCGAAGTATCTTTTGGATTATGATGCATCGGCAAACATACTTTCATGGCAGTGGTGTGCTGGAACAGGGATAGACCCGCAACCTTATTTTCGTATCTTTAACCCTTATGCACAGTCGTTGAAGTTTGATAAAGAAGCACGCTACATTAAGCGACATCTTCCTCTTTTAAAAGATGTTCCAGCCTCATCTTTACATAAAGAAGATTACTTAATGACGCATGATATCGAAAGCTATCCAAAGCCCATTATTGGGCATGAAAGCGCACGAAGGCGCTTTCTAAGTTCGTTTACTTCTTAA
- a CDS encoding YbgA family protein, with protein sequence MLKIAVSACLLGEPIRYDKTGQRDRFITDKLGKYASFIPFCPEHLAFGTPRETIRIVLEEGHKNVITVFSKNDVTQAMNDAVAHELHKIQNEEICGIILKSKSPSCGLGSTKYYMKEMSEGKKDGLFALTCKAHFVDFPIEEEARLIDPWLRENFVMQLFAYEDAMQLQKNIKTMQELVAFHTAYKFLLQSKHETNYRLLGKIVANHEKKSLKEITQEYISLFKQTIAHKGTIGKTVNVLQHMVGFFKKELTSSEKQELHLQIEEFRDEIIPLIAVMSTIEFLAKKYNTTYLLGQKFLNPYPKDLSLRSIIQEGK encoded by the coding sequence ATGCTCAAAATCGCCGTTTCCGCCTGTTTACTGGGTGAGCCTATACGTTACGATAAAACAGGACAACGAGATCGTTTTATTACCGACAAGTTAGGCAAGTACGCTTCGTTTATTCCATTTTGCCCTGAGCATTTAGCCTTTGGAACACCACGCGAGACCATACGCATTGTGCTTGAAGAGGGGCATAAAAACGTCATCACTGTCTTTTCCAAAAACGATGTTACACAAGCCATGAATGATGCGGTAGCGCATGAACTTCACAAAATTCAAAACGAAGAGATTTGTGGCATCATACTCAAGTCAAAGTCACCCAGTTGTGGGCTTGGCAGTACCAAGTACTACATGAAAGAGATGAGCGAAGGTAAGAAAGATGGGCTTTTTGCGCTTACATGTAAAGCACATTTTGTGGATTTTCCTATCGAGGAAGAGGCACGTTTGATCGACCCTTGGCTAAGGGAAAACTTTGTGATGCAACTCTTTGCGTATGAGGATGCAATGCAGCTTCAAAAAAACATCAAAACGATGCAAGAGCTTGTGGCATTTCACACTGCGTATAAGTTTCTGCTTCAAAGCAAACATGAGACGAACTACCGCCTTTTGGGCAAAATTGTTGCCAACCATGAGAAAAAGAGTTTGAAAGAGATCACGCAAGAGTACATCAGCCTTTTTAAACAAACCATCGCACATAAAGGTACGATTGGGAAAACGGTCAATGTACTTCAACACATGGTCGGTTTTTTCAAAAAAGAGCTGACCAGCAGTGAAAAACAAGAACTACATTTACAAATCGAAGAGTTTCGCGACGAGATCATTCCGCTTATCGCGGTGATGAGCACCATTGAATTTTTAGCGAAAAAGTACAACACAACCTACCTTTTGGGACAGAAATTTTTGAATCCTTACCCTAAAGACCTCTCCCTTCGCTCTATAATACAAGAAGGCAAATGA
- a CDS encoding virulence RhuM family protein gives MTNNPTTSNILIYQSEDGKTRIETRLENETVWLNIEQMAELFQRDRTVISKHIKNIFQEGELDETVVCAQCAHTTKHGAIENKTQISYTKYFNLDVIISVGYRVKSLQGTKFRQWATARLKEYIVKGFTMNDELLKLAGGGNYFEELLARIRDIRSSEKIFWRKVLDIYSTSIDYDSRAEQSILFFQTVQNKMHWAIHGNTAAELVYERADSAKPHMGLTNFKGTHPTRQEIGVAKNYLSEDELNLLNRMVTAYIELAEIQAMSKTPMYMSDWIARLDDFLKMTGKDILEHAGKISHDKAIQKAYNEYEKYKEKTKNELSRVEQDFIEYIDTTAKMLKKAKS, from the coding sequence ATGACAAACAATCCAACAACATCAAACATTCTTATCTATCAAAGTGAAGATGGTAAAACGAGAATAGAAACGAGGCTTGAAAATGAGACAGTTTGGCTCAATATTGAGCAAATGGCGGAGCTATTTCAAAGAGATAGAACGGTCATATCCAAACATATAAAAAATATTTTTCAAGAGGGAGAACTTGATGAAACTGTGGTATGTGCACAATGTGCACATACCACTAAACACGGTGCGATAGAAAACAAAACACAGATTTCTTACACAAAATATTTCAATCTAGATGTCATCATTTCTGTTGGCTATCGTGTGAAGTCGTTGCAAGGTACAAAGTTTCGCCAATGGGCAACGGCAAGGCTCAAAGAGTACATAGTCAAAGGCTTTACGATGAACGATGAGCTACTGAAACTTGCAGGTGGCGGTAATTATTTTGAAGAGCTTTTAGCGCGCATCCGCGATATACGAAGTAGTGAGAAGATTTTTTGGCGTAAAGTGCTTGATATTTATTCTACGAGCATAGATTATGACTCAAGAGCGGAGCAAAGTATTCTCTTTTTTCAAACAGTGCAAAATAAAATGCACTGGGCAATTCACGGCAACACAGCGGCTGAACTTGTCTATGAAAGGGCAGATAGTGCCAAGCCACATATGGGGCTTACCAATTTCAAAGGCACACATCCCACAAGGCAAGAGATCGGTGTTGCCAAAAATTATCTGAGTGAAGATGAACTCAACCTTTTAAATCGTATGGTAACGGCTTACATCGAACTGGCAGAAATCCAAGCGATGAGTAAAACACCTATGTATATGAGCGATTGGATAGCAAGATTAGATGATTTTTTGAAAATGACAGGCAAAGATATACTAGAACATGCAGGAAAAATTAGCCACGACAAAGCTATCCAAAAAGCATACAATGAATATGAAAAATACAAAGAAAAAACAAAAAATGAACTTTCACGTGTCGAGCAAGATTTTATAGAGTATATTGATACAACGGCGAAGATGCTTAAAAAAGCCAAGTCATAA